AGGGCAGCAGCTGCGCCTTCACGGCGCCGCTTTCCGCCAGCCGGCGGCAGACGTCATCGTCCATATTGAGCACGGCTGAATCCGTCTCCGTCTGATTGGCGAACAGCTTCGCCTTCGATGCAATGTAATCGTCCATGCCGCCGTGGTAGTCGAGATGAGTTTCGACCACGTTCAGCAGAACCGCGATGCGCGGCCGGAACGCCTCGGTCCCTTTCAGCTGGAAGCTGCTCAGCTCGGCGACGATCCAGTTGTCCGGCTCCGCAATCTGCGCCGCCTCGCAGAGCGGCGTTCCGATGTTGCCGGCGACGATCGGCCTCAGACCTGCCGCCTCCATCATTTCGCCGAGCCAGGTGGTCGTGGTGGTCTTGCCGTTCGAGCCCGTGATCCCGATGATCGGCGCGGGCGACAGCCGGTAAGCGACTTCCACCTCCGTCACGACGTCGAGGCCGAGCTCCAGCGCACGGCGCACCGGCGGCGCGCTGTACGGAATGCCCGGATTTTTGACCACAAGCGCCGTATCGGGCGTCAGCAGTCCTTCCGGATGACCGCCGCATATAACAGAAACGCCCAAAGCGTCCAACTCGTCCGCTTCGGGGCATAGGCGGCGTTCCTTTTGGTCGTTCACCGTGACGTGAGCGCCGAGTTTGTGAAACAGCTTGGCGACGCTGACCCCGCTTCTCGCAAGGCCCAGCACGACGACGTTTTTGTTTTTATAGTGGATTGGATCAAACAAGAGATTACCTCCCCCTAAATCCCCCTCCCCAAGCCTAAGCTTCCGAAGCAAGTTTTCCTTCGGAAAACTCTGAGGAGACCCCGAGGGCTCCCGCCCTCTGGACACCCGGAAAGGTAGAACGTTTGAGTTTTAGAGCCGCGCCCTAATTGTCTTCGTTGATATGCCCGCTTTCGTCCCCACCTGGGGACACGCTCTACTTCTGGGCACCTTTGTTACCTGATGGCTGCACCTTGAATAACGTTATGGGTAATGGTCGCTTTAAAACAGAATTCGTTCGTATCCGCCGCTTTCGTCCCCACTCGGGGACACGCTTAACCGCGCAAAAGACCGAACACGGCACCTGCGGTGCTTTTTTTCGCCTGGGGCGTTTTTGCACCTGCGGTGCCTTTTTCCGCCTGCGGCGTTTTTTTGCACCAGCGGCGCCTCTTCCGCCCGAGGCGGAATTAGCGGCCCAGGGCTATGCCCAGGGCGGCGAATAAGACGCCGGCAAGCCAGAACACGGTGACAACGCGCCACTCGCTCCAGCCCGACAGCTCGAAATGATGATGGATCGGGCTCATTTTGAAGATGCGCTTGCCTCTCAGCTTGAACGAGCCGACCTGCAGGATGACCGACAACATCTCCAAGACGAACACGCCGCCGATAATAATAAGCAAAAATTCCGTTTTCGTCAAAATGGCCACCGCCGCCATGCCGCCGCCTATGCCGAGCGAGCCGGTATCGCCCATAAAAACTTTGGCGGGGTGGGCGTTAAAGACGAGAAACCCGAGCAGAGCGCCGATCATCGCTGCTGAAAATACGGCCGATTCGTTCTCGCTCGCATGCATCGCGAGTATCGTGAACGCGCCGAACGCGACGGCGCCCGTTCCGCTCAGCAGGCCGTCGACGCCGTCCGTAAAATTAACCGCGTTGGTCGTGGCGAACAGCATAATAATGACAAACGGATAATAAAACCAGCCGGCATGCCACACCGCATTCGTCCCCGGAATGCCGACGTCGGTGCTGTGGTGCATTTGATACAGCAGCACGCACACCAGAATGGAAAAAATAAATTGAAACACGAGCTTTTGCCGGGCCGTCAGGCCGAGCGAGCGTTTGAAGACGATTTTGATGTAATCGTCCAGAAATCCGACCAGCCCGAAGCCGAGCGAAGACACGAGCAGCACCCAAAACTCGCTCGTCTTATCGGAAAATTTCAGAAAAGCGAGCAGCGCGGCCAGCATGATAATGATGCCGCCCATCGTCGGCGTCCCTTTTTTCTTCAAGTGGCTCTGCGGGCCCTCGGTCCGGATCTGCTGGCCGAATTTCAGCCGGCGCAGCAGCGGGATGAACAAAGGTCCGAGCAAAATCGCAAGCAGGAAGGAAGCGCCGATTGACAGCAGAATGACCTTTACGTCCATGACCACACCTCTTTATTCGCGCATGAGCGCATGCACGATTTCTTCCATCTGCATGCCGCGCGATCCTTTCACCAGCACGAGATCGTCCGGCGCGAGCCTCGCCCGCAGAAACTCCGCGAGCGCGGTTTTGTCGTCGAAGGCGAGCACGGCCGGTTCTTCGCCAGGAGCCGCGGAGCCGGTTCCCGCCGCCGGCAGGCCGAACCGCTTCGCGGCTCCCGCTGCCGTATGAGCCGACAGCGGCCCATACGTCAGCACCGCGTCGGCTTTGTCCGGACCGGCATATTCGCCGACTTCCCGGTGCAGATCCTCTTCCTTCGGCCCGAGCTCCAGCATATCTCCCAAGACGAGCCACTTCCGCCGGTACCCGGTCAGCTGCGCGACGAGGTCGATCGCCGCGCGGACGGCCGTCGGATTGGCATTGTAAGCGTCGTTCAGCAGCATGGCTCCCCCGGCCGCGCGCATCGGCTCGATGCGCATGCCCGTCAGCTTCAAGCCCTGAAAGCCGCGGCGGATTTGCTCCGCCGTCAAGCCGAACCGCACGGCCGCCGCAACGGCGGCGACCGCGTTCGATACGTTGTGTTTGCCGGGCACGGGGACGGATAAGCCGGAGATGACGCCGGCGCCGGCCTCTTCCCCGGCGTTCAGAGCCGCAGCCGCAGCGCGTCCGGAAGGTGTAACGCCGAACGCCGAGCTTTCGGCGCCGATCTCGATCGCGGATGCCGTCCAATCGTTGCCGGCGCCGAGGCCGAACGTTTGGACCACGGCTCCTTCAGGCAGCGACAGCGAAGCAATGCCGCTTCGCAGCAGCGGCTCGTCGCCGTTGATCAGCAGCAGGCCGCCCGGCCGCAAGCCGGCCGCAATTTCGAGCTTCGCTTTGGCAATCCCTTCCCGCGAACCGAGCTGCTGCAAATGAGCTTCGCCGATATTCGTAATGACGGCGATGTCCGGCTGCGCGATGCGGGTCAGCAGCTCGATTTCACCGAAGCCGCTCATCCCCATTTCGAGCACGGCGGCTTCAACCGTCTCGTCCAGCTCCAACACCGTTATCGGCAGTCCGATGTGATTGTTCAGATTGCCTTCCGTTTTATGCACGCGAAGGGCGCCGGACAGCGCCGACGCCACCATATCTTTCGTCGTCGTTTTGCCGTTGCTCCCGGTAATGCCGACCACCTTAAGGCCCAGCTCTCTCCGGT
This genomic window from Paenibacillus humicola contains:
- the murD gene encoding UDP-N-acetylmuramoyl-L-alanine--D-glutamate ligase, with the translated sequence MFDPIHYKNKNVVVLGLARSGVSVAKLFHKLGAHVTVNDQKERRLCPEADELDALGVSVICGGHPEGLLTPDTALVVKNPGIPYSAPPVRRALELGLDVVTEVEVAYRLSPAPIIGITGSNGKTTTTTWLGEMMEAAGLRPIVAGNIGTPLCEAAQIAEPDNWIVAELSSFQLKGTEAFRPRIAVLLNVVETHLDYHGGMDDYIASKAKLFANQTETDSAVLNMDDDVCRRLAESGAVKAQLLPFATSRELEYGVYVEPPYPEAIEAAEDGVERSIVLKERGGSKRTILAVGELGIPGKHNVSDALAAICACLAAGANPEQLIEPLRGFRGVEHRLEFVCERGGVVYYNNSKATNGTAAIIALRSFAPGRVVLIAGGLDRGSDYMELLPHLKDQAKALVALGQTREKLARVAELAGLPDVKIVEPEEDAEKTLRKAVREAASLAGPGDVVLLSPACASWDMFESYEQRGRMFKQSAHTL
- the mraY gene encoding phospho-N-acetylmuramoyl-pentapeptide-transferase, producing MDVKVILLSIGASFLLAILLGPLFIPLLRRLKFGQQIRTEGPQSHLKKKGTPTMGGIIIMLAALLAFLKFSDKTSEFWVLLVSSLGFGLVGFLDDYIKIVFKRSLGLTARQKLVFQFIFSILVCVLLYQMHHSTDVGIPGTNAVWHAGWFYYPFVIIMLFATTNAVNFTDGVDGLLSGTGAVAFGAFTILAMHASENESAVFSAAMIGALLGFLVFNAHPAKVFMGDTGSLGIGGGMAAVAILTKTEFLLIIIGGVFVLEMLSVILQVGSFKLRGKRIFKMSPIHHHFELSGWSEWRVVTVFWLAGVLFAALGIALGR
- a CDS encoding UDP-N-acetylmuramoyl-tripeptide--D-alanyl-D-alanine ligase, producing the protein MIKRTLGAIAAMCGGTLNDSGHAALTVAGISKDTRHIKPGQLYVPLAGERFDGHDFAADALAKGAAALLWQTDRELPGELAGKPAVFVPDTLAALQRLAASYRRELGLKVVGITGSNGKTTTKDMVASALSGALRVHKTEGNLNNHIGLPITVLELDETVEAAVLEMGMSGFGEIELLTRIAQPDIAVITNIGEAHLQQLGSREGIAKAKLEIAAGLRPGGLLLINGDEPLLRSGIASLSLPEGAVVQTFGLGAGNDWTASAIEIGAESSAFGVTPSGRAAAAALNAGEEAGAGVISGLSVPVPGKHNVSNAVAAVAAAVRFGLTAEQIRRGFQGLKLTGMRIEPMRAAGGAMLLNDAYNANPTAVRAAIDLVAQLTGYRRKWLVLGDMLELGPKEEDLHREVGEYAGPDKADAVLTYGPLSAHTAAGAAKRFGLPAAGTGSAAPGEEPAVLAFDDKTALAEFLRARLAPDDLVLVKGSRGMQMEEIVHALMRE